A stretch of the uncultured Cohaesibacter sp. genome encodes the following:
- a CDS encoding Fe(3+) ABC transporter substrate-binding protein → MKKTMLAALAASLGAAASLPAYAAGEVNIYSYRQPFLIEPILDAFTKKTGIRTNVIFAKKGLEARMKAEGENSPADLLLSVDIGKLNGAKLEGVAQPVKNAVLEANIPAQYRDVDNQWFGLTTRARVIYASNERVDQNSITYEELADPKWKGRICTRSGQHVYTIGLIASMIVHKGEEETKKWLEGVKANLARRPTGNDRSQVKSIYAGECDISLGNTYYMGQMQTNEKEPEQQEWAKSVRILFPNSEDRGTHVNISGVLLAKHAPNKDNAIKLMEYLASDEAQHLYAEVNFEYPVLESVEPSERVKSWGSFNADKISLNKIAEARKKASELVDIVDFDAGPN, encoded by the coding sequence ATGAAGAAGACAATGCTTGCAGCCCTCGCTGCCTCGCTTGGTGCGGCTGCGTCCTTGCCTGCTTATGCCGCTGGCGAAGTCAATATCTATTCCTATCGTCAGCCTTTTCTGATCGAGCCGATTCTGGATGCTTTCACCAAGAAAACCGGCATCCGCACCAACGTTATTTTCGCCAAAAAGGGTCTGGAAGCCCGCATGAAAGCCGAGGGCGAGAACAGCCCCGCCGATTTGCTGCTGTCCGTTGATATCGGAAAACTGAACGGCGCAAAGCTTGAGGGCGTGGCCCAGCCGGTGAAAAATGCGGTTCTGGAAGCCAATATTCCTGCTCAATATCGAGATGTTGATAACCAGTGGTTTGGTCTGACCACGCGAGCCCGCGTGATTTATGCCTCCAACGAGCGTGTCGATCAAAACAGCATCACCTATGAAGAGCTTGCCGACCCGAAATGGAAAGGGCGTATTTGCACCCGATCCGGCCAGCATGTTTACACCATCGGGCTGATCGCTTCGATGATCGTCCATAAAGGCGAAGAAGAAACCAAAAAATGGCTTGAGGGTGTGAAAGCCAATCTGGCGCGTCGTCCAACCGGCAATGACCGCTCGCAAGTCAAATCCATTTATGCTGGTGAGTGCGACATTTCTCTGGGCAACACCTACTATATGGGTCAGATGCAAACCAACGAGAAAGAGCCCGAGCAGCAAGAATGGGCCAAGTCGGTGCGTATCCTGTTCCCTAACAGTGAAGATCGCGGAACCCATGTGAATATTTCCGGCGTTCTGTTGGCCAAACATGCGCCCAACAAGGACAATGCCATCAAGCTGATGGAATATCTGGCCTCCGACGAAGCCCAGCATCTCTATGCAGAAGTCAATTTCGAATATCCGGTGCTTGAGAGCGTTGAGCCATCAGAGCGGGTCAAATCATGGGGCTCGTTCAATGCCGACAAGATCTCTTTGAACAAAATCGCCGAGGCACGCAAGAAGGCGTCCGAATTGGTCGACATTGTCGACTTCGATGCTGGCCCGAACTGA
- the fabI gene encoding enoyl-ACP reductase FabI: protein MSDIPQLMKGKRGLIMGVANNRSIAWGIAKACKDAGAELAFTYQGDALKRRVEPLADQLDAFLAGHCDVTDAETIDSVFAAIEEKWGKLDFVVHCIAYADKEELTGRYVDTSAENFSKSLFISCYSFTAIAQRAEKLMTDGGSMLTLTYYGAERVMPHYNVMGVAKSALETSVRYLAEDLGKQNIRVNAISAGPIKTLAASGIGDFRYILKWNEYNSPLRRTVTIEEVGDSAVYFLSDYSRGVTGEVHHVDSGYHIVGMKAVDAPDITTS, encoded by the coding sequence ATGTCTGATATACCGCAATTGATGAAGGGTAAGCGCGGCCTGATCATGGGCGTTGCCAACAATCGCTCCATTGCATGGGGCATTGCCAAGGCTTGCAAGGACGCTGGTGCCGAACTGGCTTTCACCTACCAGGGCGACGCATTGAAGAGACGCGTTGAACCGCTCGCCGATCAATTGGACGCTTTCTTGGCCGGACATTGTGACGTAACGGACGCAGAAACCATCGATTCCGTCTTTGCTGCGATCGAGGAAAAGTGGGGCAAACTGGACTTTGTTGTTCATTGCATTGCTTATGCGGACAAGGAAGAACTGACCGGTCGCTACGTAGACACGTCGGCTGAGAATTTCTCCAAGTCCTTGTTCATTTCCTGTTACTCCTTCACAGCTATCGCCCAGCGGGCAGAGAAACTGATGACGGATGGCGGCTCCATGCTGACCCTGACCTATTATGGTGCAGAGCGCGTGATGCCGCATTACAATGTCATGGGCGTTGCCAAGTCCGCACTGGAAACATCCGTGCGCTATCTGGCCGAAGACCTTGGCAAACAGAATATCCGCGTCAACGCCATTTCTGCCGGTCCCATCAAGACGTTGGCCGCCTCGGGCATTGGCGATTTCCGCTATATCCTGAAATGGAACGAGTATAACTCCCCTCTGCGTCGCACCGTGACGATTGAGGAAGTGGGTGATTCTGCTGTCTATTTCCTGTCCGATTATTCCCGCGGTGTCACCGGCGAAGTGCATCACGTCGATTCCGGCTACCATATTGTTGGCATGAAGGCTGTCGATGCCCCGGATATCACCACCAGCTGA
- a CDS encoding TetR/AcrR family transcriptional regulator, producing the protein MPTLGTSNRKRPVQRMNSAHRQVEIVNAAFDCIATTGHLSLSTTELAYKVGISQPAIFRHFRSKQQLHQAILDEANQRVIQDLKSLIGQSERWNDPYDLLQDVVVQMGAGFERAPGVWLTLICQRSIAAEAEIAGEERRPSGNKCAITQLSFALQRLCNAAIENKQLAASTQPEVLSNTFIALLFGIGQLWLNNGCDFNIKEHLEMSVKGLLAGHVVKLESPERRMSAIA; encoded by the coding sequence ATGCCTACATTAGGTACATCAAATCGTAAAAGGCCTGTTCAACGTATGAACAGCGCCCACAGACAGGTGGAAATTGTCAATGCGGCTTTTGACTGCATTGCTACAACTGGCCACTTGTCTCTCTCTACTACGGAACTGGCATATAAGGTTGGCATTTCTCAGCCTGCTATTTTTCGCCACTTCCGCTCCAAACAACAACTTCACCAGGCCATTCTGGACGAAGCCAATCAGCGTGTCATTCAGGATCTGAAAAGCCTGATCGGGCAATCTGAACGCTGGAACGACCCCTACGATCTATTGCAGGATGTCGTCGTCCAGATGGGTGCGGGATTTGAACGCGCCCCGGGTGTTTGGCTCACATTGATCTGCCAACGCAGCATCGCTGCGGAAGCTGAAATTGCCGGCGAAGAGCGTCGACCATCGGGCAATAAATGCGCGATCACGCAGCTTTCGTTTGCTTTGCAGCGTCTTTGCAATGCGGCAATCGAGAACAAGCAACTGGCGGCGTCCACGCAGCCGGAAGTGTTGAGCAATACTTTTATCGCTCTGCTGTTTGGCATCGGCCAACTGTGGCTGAACAACGGATGTGACTTCAATATCAAGGAACATCTGGAAATGTCCGTAAAGGGCCTTCTGGCCGGGCATGTGGTAAAGCTTGAAAGCCCTGAGCGGCGGATGTCGGCAATCGCCTGA
- a CDS encoding GNAT family acetyltransferase: MASLTIRDASEQDREAVIALWRACDLTRPWNDPDNDFGFALGKPSSHILIAFLPDRDTAIGTVMVGHDGHRGWFYYLAVCPEQQGQGFGKELLRAAEAWLLSKGVWKAHLMVRTGNEKVIRFYESLGYNVSETQVMERWIDPSKRGDTAS; encoded by the coding sequence ATGGCCAGCTTGACCATTCGCGATGCATCCGAGCAAGACAGAGAGGCTGTGATTGCCCTGTGGCGGGCCTGTGATCTGACGCGGCCCTGGAACGATCCGGATAATGATTTCGGCTTCGCGCTTGGCAAGCCCTCTTCCCACATCCTGATCGCCTTTTTGCCCGACCGTGACACAGCTATAGGCACTGTCATGGTCGGGCATGATGGCCATCGTGGCTGGTTCTATTATCTGGCGGTTTGCCCTGAGCAGCAAGGCCAGGGCTTTGGCAAGGAGTTGCTGCGGGCAGCCGAAGCCTGGCTTCTGTCAAAGGGCGTCTGGAAGGCCCATCTGATGGTGCGCACGGGCAACGAGAAGGTGATCCGCTTCTACGAATCCCTTGGCTATAATGTCAGTGAAACGCAGGTGATGGAGCGCTGGATCGATCCGAGCAAGCGCGGCGACACGGCCTCTTAG
- a CDS encoding histidine phosphatase family protein, which yields MPIPPLYFIRHGQTDWNAQYRFQGRRDIPLNEKGKSEARRNGQRLAELVADPSDMALFCSPMTRTRQTLAGILEASGWQDLPWADSVVFDPRLVEITFGDWEGWTKQEIKKNDPENYKARVKDKWSTCPPNGESYAEMSERVRPWLESLTGPTIVVAHGGTMRVLRQILENVPVAEAPLLEVPQNKVYCWTGTEASWQ from the coding sequence ATGCCCATCCCGCCACTCTATTTCATCCGCCATGGTCAAACCGATTGGAATGCGCAATATCGCTTTCAGGGGCGGCGCGACATTCCTCTGAACGAGAAGGGGAAATCCGAGGCCCGACGCAATGGCCAACGCCTGGCCGAGCTTGTGGCAGATCCCAGCGACATGGCGCTCTTTTGCAGCCCCATGACCCGCACCCGCCAAACCCTCGCCGGTATTTTGGAAGCCTCTGGCTGGCAGGATCTGCCATGGGCTGACAGCGTGGTCTTTGATCCACGGCTGGTTGAAATCACCTTTGGTGACTGGGAAGGCTGGACCAAGCAGGAAATAAAGAAAAACGATCCGGAGAATTACAAGGCGCGCGTCAAGGACAAATGGTCAACCTGCCCACCCAATGGCGAGAGCTATGCCGAAATGTCCGAACGCGTCCGCCCGTGGCTCGAATCGCTGACCGGCCCGACCATCGTCGTTGCCCATGGCGGAACCATGCGAGTCTTGCGCCAAATTCTGGAAAATGTGCCCGTTGCGGAAGCGCCCTTGCTCGAAGTGCCGCAAAACAAGGTCTATTGCTGGACGGGAACAGAGGCGAGCTGGCAATGA
- a CDS encoding CoA transferase subunit A, which produces MKKVYASAAEALEGLVFDGMTIAVGGFGLCGIPENLILALRETGVKDITVVSNNCGVDDFGMGLLLQTRQIKKMVSSYVGENAEFMRQYLSGELELEFNPQGTLAERLRAGGAGIPGFYTKTGVGTIIAEGKEHKDFDGETYILERGIKTDLALVKAWRGDEKGNLTYRKTAMNFNPECATAGKVTLAEVEEIVELGSLDKMAIHTPEIFVQRIVQGEYEKRIEQRTVRAS; this is translated from the coding sequence ATGAAAAAGGTTTATGCCAGCGCCGCAGAAGCGCTGGAAGGGCTGGTATTCGATGGCATGACAATCGCCGTCGGCGGTTTCGGCTTGTGCGGTATTCCGGAGAATCTCATCCTTGCTTTGCGCGAAACCGGCGTGAAGGACATTACGGTTGTTTCAAACAATTGTGGGGTTGATGATTTCGGCATGGGCCTGCTGCTCCAAACCCGCCAGATCAAGAAAATGGTCTCTTCCTATGTCGGGGAGAATGCCGAATTCATGCGCCAATATCTGTCTGGCGAGCTGGAATTGGAATTCAACCCTCAAGGCACACTCGCCGAGCGCCTGCGCGCAGGCGGGGCCGGGATTCCGGGCTTCTACACCAAGACAGGTGTCGGCACCATCATTGCCGAGGGCAAAGAGCATAAAGACTTCGACGGCGAGACCTATATTCTGGAGCGCGGCATCAAGACCGATCTTGCTCTGGTCAAGGCCTGGCGCGGTGATGAAAAGGGCAATCTGACCTATCGTAAAACCGCCATGAACTTCAATCCTGAATGCGCCACGGCCGGCAAGGTTACCTTGGCCGAGGTTGAGGAAATCGTTGAACTCGGCTCGCTTGACAAAATGGCCATCCATACCCCTGAAATTTTCGTTCAGCGCATCGTTCAGGGTGAGTATGAAAAACGCATTGAACAACGCACTGTACGTGCCAGCTAA
- a CDS encoding FAD-binding oxidoreductase, giving the protein MDPSIIAQFETILGAANCLTKPSDIESYCREWRNKFFGVTSLVLKPGSTEEVSACLKLAYALGVPIVPQGGNTGLVGGQITDRSGKEVILSTERLRTIRTIDAQSNVVVAEAGVILESLQQAAEKVDRLFPLSLGAQGSCQIGGNLSTNAGGTAVLAYGNARDLVLGLEVVLPDGRILNGLRSLRKDNTGYDLKHLFIGAEGTLGIITAASLKLYPRPRDQQVSFVALETPQQALELFNLAQSHAGTMLTGFELMPRMGLEFAFRHLQGARDPLTESYPWYCLLELSIGSDALDGRALIETILSEAFEAGLVADAALAENKQQVMDFWHVRHGMSEVQKEEGGSIKHDISVPVSAIPAFLERALADCEEAIPGCRPIPFGHMGDGNLHFNISQPEGADTAAFLDRWEEISERVHAIVMDMGGSISAEHGIGVLKRDLLPGVKDPVEMELMHQIKTLLDPKGLLNPDKVLARSPNQDK; this is encoded by the coding sequence ATAGATCCATCCATCATTGCCCAGTTCGAAACCATTTTGGGCGCCGCCAATTGCCTGACAAAGCCGAGCGATATTGAAAGCTATTGTCGAGAATGGCGAAACAAGTTTTTCGGCGTTACGTCCCTTGTTCTCAAACCGGGTTCAACCGAGGAAGTCAGCGCTTGCCTCAAGTTGGCCTATGCGCTCGGGGTCCCGATTGTGCCGCAAGGGGGCAATACCGGGCTGGTTGGCGGACAGATCACCGACCGGTCTGGCAAAGAAGTCATCCTGTCGACGGAACGCCTCAGAACGATCCGCACCATCGATGCACAAAGCAATGTCGTGGTTGCGGAAGCCGGTGTGATTCTGGAAAGCCTGCAACAAGCGGCGGAGAAAGTAGACCGGTTGTTTCCGCTCTCCCTTGGTGCGCAGGGTTCTTGCCAGATTGGTGGCAATCTGTCGACCAATGCAGGCGGCACAGCAGTGCTGGCCTATGGCAATGCCCGCGATCTGGTGCTGGGACTGGAAGTGGTCCTGCCCGATGGACGCATCTTGAACGGGTTGCGCAGTCTGCGCAAGGACAATACGGGCTATGACTTGAAGCATCTCTTCATAGGAGCCGAAGGAACCCTTGGCATTATTACGGCTGCGTCGCTGAAGCTTTATCCGCGCCCAAGAGACCAGCAGGTCAGCTTTGTGGCATTGGAAACTCCGCAACAGGCCCTTGAGTTGTTCAACCTTGCGCAATCCCATGCAGGGACGATGCTGACCGGGTTCGAGTTGATGCCGCGGATGGGGCTCGAATTTGCATTTCGGCATTTGCAAGGCGCACGCGACCCTTTGACCGAGAGCTATCCATGGTATTGCCTGCTGGAATTGTCGATCGGGTCGGATGCGCTGGATGGACGCGCCCTGATCGAGACCATCTTGTCAGAAGCGTTCGAAGCCGGTTTGGTCGCGGATGCCGCTCTTGCCGAGAACAAACAGCAGGTGATGGATTTCTGGCATGTTCGCCATGGCATGAGTGAAGTGCAAAAGGAAGAAGGCGGCTCGATCAAGCACGATATTTCGGTTCCAGTCAGCGCCATACCAGCCTTTCTGGAGCGCGCACTGGCGGATTGCGAAGAGGCCATTCCCGGCTGCCGTCCTATTCCGTTTGGCCATATGGGCGACGGCAATTTGCATTTCAACATTTCCCAGCCGGAAGGCGCAGACACGGCTGCTTTTCTTGATCGCTGGGAAGAGATCAGTGAGCGAGTGCATGCCATTGTCATGGATATGGGCGGCTCGATTTCAGCAGAGCATGGTATCGGCGTCTTGAAGCGCGATCTGCTGCCCGGGGTCAAGGATCCTGTCGAGATGGAATTGATGCATCAGATCAAGACCCTGCTTGACCCGAAAGGTCTGCTCAATCCGGACAAAGTTCTCGCCCGCTCCCCCAATCAAGACAAGTGA
- a CDS encoding iron ABC transporter permease, protein MCLLTLLVIAPILSLVIIAFGDAGDVWPHLVSTVLPRSLMTTFWLMLGVGSLTMLIGVSTAWLVTMCRFPGRAIFQWALLIPLAIPTYIVAYASVELLDYSGPAQSVLRWLFSFKNARDYWFPEIRSLPGAIIVMSLVLYPYIYLTTRATFLLQSACALDVSRTLGAGPIRLFFAVALPLARPAIVVGVTLAMMECLNDIGAVEFFGVKTLTFSVYDTWLNRSSLAGAAQISSVMLLFVLLLLWLERRGRRQQRFAVTTRRYQALPSFHLTGLRGMIATLICALPIFLGFVLPAMVLTRSVILNWGDNLNEEFVSAMGNSLLLASAAAILTTMIGTSLAYVARIQKSNLAEAITRTSAIGYAVPGTVLAVGILIPVAMLDNLIASTMKQWFGIATGLIIISSGAAMLYAYCVRFMAMSYGAGETGLQRISPNLEAAARTLGRSPMRTLIEIDLPMIRPALVSGALLVFVDVMKELPATILLRPFNFDTLATLVYGQASLEAFEKGSLAALAIVVVGIVPVILLSRTANRSHTN, encoded by the coding sequence TTGTGCCTTTTGACCCTGCTGGTCATCGCTCCGATCCTGTCGCTGGTCATCATCGCCTTTGGCGACGCGGGGGATGTTTGGCCGCATCTGGTCTCCACCGTCTTGCCGCGCTCATTGATGACGACTTTCTGGCTGATGCTGGGCGTGGGGAGCCTGACCATGCTGATTGGCGTCTCGACCGCATGGCTGGTGACCATGTGTCGCTTTCCCGGACGCGCCATTTTCCAATGGGCTTTGCTGATCCCGCTTGCCATTCCCACCTATATCGTCGCCTATGCCTCAGTTGAATTGCTGGACTATTCCGGCCCGGCCCAAAGTGTCTTGCGCTGGCTGTTCAGTTTCAAAAATGCCCGTGATTATTGGTTCCCTGAAATCCGCAGCCTGCCGGGTGCCATCATTGTGATGAGCCTTGTGCTTTATCCCTATATCTATCTGACCACCCGAGCAACTTTCCTGCTTCAGTCTGCCTGTGCGCTGGATGTCTCGCGCACCTTGGGTGCTGGCCCCATCCGTCTGTTCTTTGCGGTTGCTCTGCCACTGGCGCGCCCGGCGATTGTCGTCGGGGTGACGCTGGCCATGATGGAATGCCTCAACGACATTGGAGCGGTCGAGTTTTTCGGCGTCAAGACGCTGACCTTTAGCGTTTACGACACATGGCTGAACCGCTCCAGCCTTGCCGGTGCCGCCCAGATTTCGTCGGTGATGCTATTGTTCGTGCTGCTTCTTTTGTGGTTGGAGCGCCGTGGCCGTCGCCAGCAGCGGTTTGCAGTGACAACACGCCGTTATCAGGCATTGCCCAGCTTCCACCTCACCGGCCTGCGCGGGATGATTGCCACATTGATTTGTGCCCTGCCGATCTTCCTTGGCTTTGTCTTGCCTGCCATGGTGTTGACCCGTTCGGTCATCCTTAATTGGGGCGACAATCTGAATGAGGAATTTGTGTCGGCCATGGGGAATTCGCTCCTGCTGGCATCGGCTGCGGCCATCCTCACCACAATGATTGGCACCAGCCTTGCCTATGTCGCCAGAATACAGAAGAGCAATCTGGCCGAAGCCATCACCCGCACCTCGGCCATCGGCTATGCGGTCCCCGGAACCGTGCTTGCTGTCGGGATACTGATTCCGGTCGCCATGCTTGACAATTTGATCGCCTCAACGATGAAGCAATGGTTCGGCATTGCCACGGGGTTGATCATCATCAGCTCGGGCGCAGCCATGCTCTATGCCTATTGTGTGCGCTTCATGGCCATGTCCTACGGGGCAGGGGAGACGGGATTGCAGCGCATTTCTCCCAATCTGGAAGCCGCTGCCAGAACGCTCGGACGCTCACCCATGCGGACCCTCATAGAGATTGATCTGCCAATGATCCGCCCCGCGCTGGTGTCTGGGGCTTTGCTGGTCTTTGTGGATGTCATGAAGGAATTGCCCGCCACCATTCTGCTGCGCCCGTTCAATTTCGACACGTTGGCGACGCTTGTCTATGGGCAGGCATCTCTGGAGGCTTTCGAGAAAGGATCGCTTGCTGCGCTTGCCATCGTCGTGGTCGGCATCGTGCCGGTTATCCTGCTCTCGCGCACGGCCAACCGGTCGCACACGAACTGA
- a CDS encoding AsmA family protein, whose translation MSRTLRIRILWTCLALVVLLAGLIAATPHLINTKVVKNQISRQISDWMGLPVTIRGEPVVTVFPYITFKLKNVQVASRIGPDEPDLVSMQVLRAEMYWLPMLVGKFQVRRFHLEKPKFEFVRNEEGKTSWDMTNGSLVSNDPDDGRLKLSDISLGRFVISNGSAHIRDRQAGWDEQLDSINFSFDWPNTGEAASLNGSVEWRNQPVEYLVRSGNPMDLFGGGLSPVSLEIKSPMFEASLDGSAATMAQFQLEGDFSFETQSLRTMLAWLGKPLPEGEGFGPVALKARANSVDASVSFSDMTLQLDDHSADGVLQLDFRRDRPMLQGTLASDKINLDPYLKSFGKDRSVLDMSVSAEDLLRADLDIRLSTDNLIASPLRLGRTAASLVTRNSQLAFSIGETYAYGGRLEASLDMHRDKNKPETMYGHLRAKANGLLAGTFARDYANSDFVTGTTLAELDVEGEGHTLRQMAKQASGEMSLVVTEGGFEHFNLDLLEASLKDVDKPLTAKATEGLYLGSTNFDVLSLRAVLQGDSLALNDIRLTSGKRAVKGDAYIALSHMSLDVPATLLLYDSADPATQKTDASAKKFPFRLHGPMAQPTLSRADATKPQTARKPGQQPQNANAPSQTTKTPDVGSEAAPGTQQPAPVSPLTASPVDAAPDSAPNTPAPNTPASDAKPAEPSTAEKLKEAIGDAVNELFQSNPTGKDDQLKPKDDF comes from the coding sequence ATGTCGCGGACGTTGCGTATCAGGATCTTATGGACATGTTTGGCCCTTGTGGTCTTGTTGGCCGGCTTGATCGCCGCAACGCCTCATCTGATCAACACAAAGGTGGTCAAGAACCAGATTTCCCGCCAGATTTCTGACTGGATGGGCCTGCCTGTGACCATTCGAGGCGAACCCGTTGTTACCGTCTTCCCCTATATCACCTTCAAGCTGAAGAATGTTCAGGTTGCGTCTCGGATTGGACCGGACGAACCCGATCTGGTCTCCATGCAAGTTCTGCGCGCTGAAATGTACTGGCTGCCGATGCTGGTCGGTAAATTTCAGGTGCGACGGTTTCATCTCGAAAAACCGAAATTCGAATTTGTCCGCAATGAAGAGGGCAAGACATCCTGGGACATGACGAACGGATCTCTGGTATCAAACGATCCCGATGATGGTCGACTGAAGCTGTCAGACATTTCCCTTGGCCGGTTTGTCATCTCCAACGGAAGCGCCCATATCCGCGATCGTCAGGCCGGATGGGATGAACAACTCGATTCCATCAATTTCTCCTTTGACTGGCCCAATACAGGTGAGGCGGCTTCGCTGAATGGCTCGGTTGAGTGGCGAAACCAACCTGTCGAATATCTCGTGCGCTCCGGCAATCCGATGGACCTCTTTGGCGGCGGCCTGTCGCCTGTGTCATTGGAGATCAAATCACCAATGTTTGAAGCGTCTCTCGATGGATCGGCTGCCACCATGGCGCAATTCCAGTTGGAAGGCGATTTCTCCTTTGAAACGCAATCTCTGCGCACGATGCTAGCCTGGCTCGGCAAACCGCTTCCAGAAGGCGAGGGCTTTGGCCCAGTGGCCCTGAAGGCACGCGCCAATTCGGTTGATGCCTCGGTTTCGTTTTCTGACATGACCCTGCAGCTCGATGACCATAGCGCTGATGGCGTGCTGCAACTCGATTTCCGTCGCGACCGCCCGATGCTCCAAGGCACGCTGGCAAGTGACAAGATTAATCTCGATCCTTATTTGAAGAGTTTCGGCAAAGACCGCTCGGTGCTGGATATGAGCGTTTCGGCAGAAGATCTCTTGCGGGCCGATCTTGATATCCGTCTTTCCACCGACAATCTGATTGCCTCGCCTCTTCGGTTGGGCCGCACCGCTGCCTCGCTGGTTACGCGCAACAGCCAGCTGGCTTTTTCCATAGGTGAAACCTATGCCTATGGTGGCCGTCTGGAAGCCAGCCTTGACATGCATCGTGACAAAAACAAACCAGAGACCATGTATGGCCACCTGCGCGCCAAGGCCAATGGTTTGCTGGCTGGCACCTTTGCGCGGGACTATGCCAATTCCGATTTTGTCACCGGCACGACACTCGCCGAGCTTGACGTGGAGGGAGAAGGGCATACCTTGCGCCAAATGGCAAAACAGGCATCAGGTGAAATGAGCCTTGTTGTTACCGAAGGCGGGTTCGAGCATTTCAATCTCGATCTATTGGAAGCAAGTCTCAAAGATGTCGACAAACCTCTGACCGCGAAAGCGACGGAAGGCTTGTATCTGGGGAGTACGAATTTTGATGTTCTCTCTCTTCGCGCAGTCTTGCAGGGAGATTCCCTCGCCCTGAATGACATCCGACTTACATCCGGCAAACGGGCGGTGAAAGGGGATGCCTATATCGCCCTTTCTCATATGAGCCTTGATGTTCCCGCCACGTTGCTGCTCTATGACAGCGCAGACCCGGCCACCCAAAAGACCGACGCATCAGCGAAAAAATTCCCCTTCCGTCTTCATGGCCCAATGGCACAGCCGACCCTGAGCAGAGCGGATGCCACCAAACCCCAAACCGCCCGCAAACCAGGTCAACAGCCTCAGAATGCAAATGCGCCTTCGCAGACCACCAAGACACCCGATGTTGGCTCTGAAGCCGCGCCCGGGACACAACAACCCGCACCAGTGAGCCCGTTGACGGCATCGCCAGTCGATGCCGCTCCTGACAGCGCCCCAAACACCCCCGCCCCAAACACCCCCGCCTCAGATGCCAAACCAGCCGAACCAAGCACGGCCGAAAAGCTGAAAGAAGCAATTGGTGATGCGGTGAACGAGCTGTTCCAGTCGAACCCGACAGGCAAAGACGATCAGCTCAAACCCAAGGATGATTTTTGA
- a CDS encoding 3-oxoacid CoA-transferase subunit B, translated as MAWTRDQMAERAAQELQDGFYVNLGIGIPTLVANYVGDKEITLQSENGMLGMGPFPTEDEVDADLINAGKQTITELKRSSYFSSSQSFGMIRGGHIDLSVLGAMEVAENGDLANWMIPGKLVKGMGGAMDLVSGVKKIVVVMDHTNKKGESKILKQCTLPLTGKGVVDLIITGLGVMEVRADGLALIELAPDVTVEDVLSATEANLIVDLQD; from the coding sequence ATGGCATGGACACGTGATCAAATGGCCGAACGCGCCGCACAGGAATTGCAGGACGGCTTTTACGTCAATCTTGGTATTGGCATTCCTACCCTCGTGGCCAACTATGTTGGCGACAAGGAAATCACCCTCCAGTCGGAAAATGGCATGCTCGGCATGGGACCATTCCCCACTGAGGATGAAGTGGATGCCGACCTGATCAATGCGGGCAAGCAGACCATCACCGAACTCAAGCGCTCTTCCTATTTCTCTTCATCCCAGTCTTTTGGCATGATCCGGGGCGGTCACATCGACCTCTCGGTTCTGGGCGCAATGGAGGTGGCGGAAAATGGCGACCTCGCCAACTGGATGATCCCCGGCAAGCTCGTCAAGGGCATGGGCGGCGCAATGGACCTGGTCTCCGGCGTCAAGAAAATTGTTGTTGTGATGGACCACACCAACAAGAAGGGCGAAAGCAAGATCCTCAAGCAATGCACGCTTCCACTAACCGGCAAGGGTGTTGTTGATCTGATCATCACCGGTCTCGGGGTGATGGAAGTCCGCGCAGATGGCCTTGCTCTCATCGAGCTGGCCCCGGATGTCACAGTCGAGGACGTTCTGTCCGCGACCGAGGCCAATCTGATCGTCGATTTGCAGGACTGA